In a single window of the Mesoplodon densirostris isolate mMesDen1 chromosome 16, mMesDen1 primary haplotype, whole genome shotgun sequence genome:
- the MATN4 gene encoding matrilin-4 encodes MRPPPPLAPAAWPSAPWARCPRRYLVQLPGRLRPSAPLCGRASELSGRLRAMRGLLCSPLPMLLLLLQPWETQLQFAGPRCRTGPLDLVFVIDSSRSVRPFEFQTMRQFLVGLLRSLDVGPNATRVGVIQYSSQVQSVFPLGTFSRREDMERAIRTLVPLAQGTMTGLAIQYAMNVAFSVAEGARPPEARVPRVAVIVTDGRPQDRVAEVAAQARARGIEIYAVGVQRADVASLRAMASPPLDEHVFLVESFDHIQEFGLQFQRRLCRKDLCAEGGHGCQHQCVSSPGTFHCACNPGYRLAADDKSCLALDLCTEGTHGCEHHCVSSPGFYFCRCRAGFVLQQDQRSCRAIDHCSFGNHSCQHECVNTFGGPRCRCRGGYNLLPDGRSCQAQDLCNGVDHGCEFQCVSEGVSYRCLCPERWQLQADGKSCSRCREGHVDLVLLVDGSKSVRPQNFELVKRFVNQIVDFLDVSPEGTRVGLVQFSSRVRTEFPLGRYGTAAEVKQAVLAVEYMERGTMTGLALRHMVEHSFSEAQGARPRALNVPRVGLVFTDGRSQDDVSVWAARAKEEGIVMYAVGVGKAVEEELREIASEPAELHVSYSPDFSTMTHLLENLKGSICPEEGISAGTELRSPCECESLVEFQSRTLGALESLSQNLAQLTARLEDVENQLATQK; translated from the exons ATGCGGCCGCCGCCTCCGCTCGCTCCAGCTGCCTGGCCGTCCGCACCTTGGGCACGCTGCCCGCGCCGTTACCTGGTCCAACTGCCCGGGAGGCTCCGCCCGTCGGCTCCGCTCTGCGGCCGCGCCTCCGAGCTGTCCGGCAGGCTTAG GGCAATGAGGGGGCTTCTATGCTCGCCGCTGCCCATGTTGCTGCTCCTTCTCCAACCCTGGGAAACCCAGCTCCAGTTCGCAG GTCCCAGGTGCCGTACTGGGCCCCTGGATTTGGTATTCGTGATTGACAGCTCGCGCAGTGTGCGCCCCTTCGAGTTCCAGACGATGCGGCAGTTCCTGGTGGGCCTCCTCCGCAGCTTGGACGTGGGGCCCAACGCCACGCGCGTCGGCGTGATCCAGTATTCGAGTCAAGTGCAGAGCGTCTTCCCGCTCGGAACCTTCTCACGCCGCGAGGACATGGAGCGCGCCATCCGCACTCTAGTGCCACTGGCGCAGGGCACCATGACCGGGCTGGCAATCCAGTACGCCATGAACGTGGCCTTCAGTGTGGCCGAGGGCGCGCGCCCGCCGGAGGCGCGCGTGCCGCGCGTCGCTGTCATCGTGACCGATGGGCGGCCCCAGGATCGCGTGGCCGAAGTGGCGGCGCAGGCGCGCGCCCGCGGCATCGAGATCTACGCCGTGGGGGTTCAGCGCGCGGACGTGGCCTCCCTGCGCGCCATGGCGTCTCCCCCGCTGGACGAGCACGTCTTCCTCGTCGAGTCCTTCGACCATATCCAGGAGTTTGGCCTTCAGTTCCAGCGCCGGCTGTGTC GAAAGGACCTGTGTGCTGAGGGGGGACACGGCTGCCAGCACCAATGTGTCAGCTCCCCCGGCACGTTCCACTGTGCTTGCAACCCCGGCTACCGGCTAGCAGCAGATGACAAGAGCTGTTTGG CCCTCGACCTGTGCACTGAAGGGACCCATGGCTGTGAGCATCACTGCGTCAGCTCCCCGGGCTTCTATTTCTGTCGCTGCCGAGCTGGCTTTGTACTCCAGCAGGACCAGAGGAGCTGCAGGG CCATTGACCACTGCAGCTTTGGGAACCACAGCTGCCAGCATGAGTGTGTTAACACCTTTGGTGGGCCACGGTGCCGCTGCAGAGGGGGCTACAACTTGCTGCCCGACGGCAGGAGCTGTCAGG CCCAGGACCTTTGCAATGGCGTAGACCATGGATGCGAGTTCCAGTGCGTGAGTGAGGGCGTCTCCTACCGCTGCCTGTGCCCTGAGCGGTGGCAGCTCCAGGCAGATGGCAAGAGCTGCAGCC GGTGCCGGGAAGGCCACGTGGACCTGGTTCTCCTCGTCGATGGCTCCAAGAGCGTGCGTCCGCAGAACTTCGAGCTGGTGAAGCGCTTCGTAAACCAGATCGTGGACTTCCTGGACGTGTCCCCAGAAGGCACGCGCGTGGGGCTGGTGCAGTTCTCCAGCCGCGTGCGCACCGAGTTCCCACTGGGCCGCTACGGCACGGCGGCCGAGGTGAAGCAGGCGGTCCTGGCTGTGGAGTATATGGAGCGCGGCACCATGACCGGCCTTGCACTGCGCCACATGGTGGAGCACAGCTTTTCAGAGGCGCAGGGCGCGCGGCCCCGGGCGCTCAACGTGCCCCGCGTGGGCCTGGTCTTCACCGACGGCCGCTCCCAGGATGACGTCTCAGTGTGGGCGGCGCGCGCCAAGGAGGAAG GTATCGTCATGTACGCCGTGGGCGTAGGCAAGGCGGTGGAGGAGGAGCTGCGAGAGATCGCCTCGGAGCCAGCCGAGCTGCACGTGTCCTACTCCCCCGACTTCAGCACCATGACGCACTTGCTGGAGAACCTCAAAGGCAGCATCTGCCCGG